GCCGTCCATGCGGGGCATCTTGATGTCGAAGATCGCAAGCTGCGGCGGGCGGGCGAGAAGGCCGTCGAGCGCGGAGGCGCCGTCCGTATAGGTCTCGACCTTGTAGCCTTCCGCCTCGAGCGCGATCGACACGGATGTGAGGATATTCCGGTCGTCGTCCACCAGTGCGATCGTCTGCATCCTGCTCGTCTCCATGTTCATGAGCGCCTTTCCCGACTTCGGATTCGTGTTCCTGTCCTGGATGAATGAGCGCCTGTCTGAGGATAAAGGTGGAACAAATTGTGGCAAAGATAAAGGGTGACGTTTCGGGGGTGATTTTCGATGCGCTTTTAAATCGATTATTCAAACGATTAAAAAAGTAATGTGATTATTTAAATCGATTAATAGATTGATATTATTGCCTAATTTCCAATTCCCTCTTGTTTTTGTGACAGCCGCAGATTAGGTTCCCCGAAAATTCACCTGGCTCTTCGTCCACGGAGGAAATCTGGACCATGCAGGAACTTGGCGTTCGCAACCCCGCTCTGGGGCTTACCGAGATGGGCATCAACACCAGCGGCACGGTCCGGTACAACTTTGCAGCGGAGGCTCTCTATGAAGAGGCCCTCGGTCGCGGCGAGGCGGTCAAGACGGCCCATGGCGCGCTTCGTGCGCTGACCGGCCAGCACACCGGCCGTTCGCCGAAGGACAAGTTCGTCGTGCGCGACGAAAACACCGAGAACGCCATCTGGTGGGATAACAACAAGGCCGTGTCGCGCGAGCATTTCGATGCGCTGCATGCCGATATGCTCGCCCATGCCGGCGGCCGCGATCTCTTCGTACAGGACCTCGTCGGTGGCGCCGATGCGGAATATGCCCTGCCGACCCGCGTGATCACCGAGCTTGCCTGGCATTCGCTGTTCATCCGCAACCTGCTCATCCGCCCGGAAGAGAAGGATCTGGCCGGTTTCGCGCCGAAGCTGACGATCATCGACCTGCCGACCTTCAAGGCCGACCCGGCCCGTCACGGCGCGCGCACCGAGACCATGATCGCCTGCGACCTGACGCGCGGCATCGTTCTCATCGCCGGCACCTACTATGCAGGCGAGATGAAGAAGTCGGTCTTCACCGTGCTCAACTGGCTGCTGCCGTCGGAAAAGGTCATGCCGATGCATTGCTCGGCCAACGTAGGCCCGGCTGGCGACGCTGCCGTGTTCTTCGGCCTGTCCGGCACCGGCAAGACGACGCTTTCCGCCGACCCGAACCGCACGCTGATCGGCGATGACGAGCACGGCTGGGGCGAAAACGGCATCTTCAACTTCGAAGGCGGCTGCTACGCCAAGACGATCCGTCTTTCGGCCGAAGCCGAGCCGGAAATCTACGCCACGACCCAGCGTTTCGGCACCGTCCTCGAAAACGTCGTGCTCGATGCTGAGGGCGTTCCGGATTTCAACGACGGCTCGCTGACGGAAAACACCCGCTGCGCCTATCCGCTGCACTTCATTCCGAATGCCAGCGAGACCGGCCGCGCGCCGCATCCGAAGACGATCATCATGCTGACGGCCGATGCCTTCGGCGTCATGCCGCCGATCGCCAAGCTGACGCCCGACCAGGCCATGTACCACTTCCTCTCCGGCTACACCGCCAAGGTCGCCGGCACGGAGCGTGGCGTGACCGAGCCGGAAGCCACCTTCTCGACCTGCTTCGGCGCTCCCTTCATGCCGCGTCACCCGACGGTCTACGGCAACCTCCTGAAGGAACTTATCGCCGAGCACGGCGTCGACTGCTGGCTGGTCAACACCGGCTGGACGGGCGGCGCTTACGGCGAAGGCCGTCGCATGCCGATCAAGGCGACCCGCACCCTGCTCGCCGCCGCCCTCGACGGCTCGCTGAAGGATGCGCTCTTCCGCCGCGACGACAATTTCGGCTTCCAGGTTCCTGTCTCGGTGCCGGATGTCGACACCAAGATCCTCGACCCGCGCTCGACCTGGGCGAACGGCGCCGCTTACGACAAGCAGGCCGGCAAGCTCGTCGACATGTTCATCACGAACTTCGAGAAGTTCGAGGATCAGGTCGACGGCAGCGTCCGTGACGCGGCTCCGGGCCTCAAGGTTGCCGCCGAGTAAGGTTTCGGTAATGATTCACGTGAAACCCGGTCTATCAGGCCGGGTTTTTCGTCTCCGGAGCCGGCTTCCCGTTTGCCTTCCTCGCCGCTAAAACGGGCGGGAAAGGAAATGCCATGGCCAGCGACCCGCTTTACATCAACGCTTCGATCACGATTGCCGGTTGGGAACTGACCGAGCAATTCGTGCTGGCCGGCGGGCCGGGCGGGCAGAACGTCAACAAGGTCTCGACGGCGGTCCAGCTCTTCTTCGACCTGCGCAACTCGCCCTCGCTCAACGAGCGCATCAAGGCGAATGCCGAGAAGATCGCCGGCCGCAAGGTCTCCAAGGACGGCGTGCTGCTGATCGAGGCGAACCGTTTCCGCAGCCAGGAGCGCAACCGCGAGGATGCGCGCGAGCGGCTGAAGGAACTGATCCTCAAGGCTGCCGAGCCACCGCCGCCGCCGCGCCGCAAGACGAAGCCGACGAAAGGCTCGGTCGAACGCCGGCTCAAGGCCAAGGCGGGCCGGTCGGATGTGAAACGCATGCGCGCCAAGCCGGGTGGAGAATGATTGCCACAACTTGGCCGTTTATGGGTATGATTGAAGTGAAACCGGCGTAAGTCCGGGAAAAGCAGGGAGGTGGGCATGGGTCTCTTCAGTTTCATCAAGAACGCCGGCAAGAAGCTCGGCATCGGCGACGACGAAGCGCCGGAGGCCGAGGCGGTCAAGAAGGAGCTGGATTCCTTCGATCTCGGCACGAAGAATGTCGAGGTCTCCGTTGAAGGCGACAAATGCGTGCTGAAGGGCGTCGTGGCCGACCAGACGGCCTTTGAAAAGGCGGTCGTTGCCGTGGGCAACACGCTCGGCATCTCCAAGGTGGAAGCTGCCGACCTCAAGGTCATCGCGCCGGGCTCCGACCTCAAGATCACCCAGGCCGACATGGCCGATCTCCTCAAGGCCTCCGCGCCGGCCGGCGAACCCGTGCTTTACACCGTCAAGAAGGGCGACAATCTCTGGAAGATCGCCGAAACCCACTACGGTAAGGGCAAGGGCGCCAAGCACACGATCATCTTCGACGCCAACCGCCCGATGCTCTCCCATCCGGACAAGATCTATCCCGGCCAGGTGCTGCGTATCCCAGACGTCGCGGAGGCGTAATGGCCGCCTCCGAGCGCGGCCTCGCTCCGGGGCTGCGCTATTTCCCCGACCGTTTCGACCGTGCCGCGCAGGAGGCGCTCGTCGCTTCCATCCGGCAGGTCGTGGCCGATGCGCCGCTCTTCGTGCCTCGTATGCCGAAGACCGGAAAGCCCATGTCGGTCCGCATGACCAATTGCGGCTCGCTCGGCTGGGTTACGGACAAGGAAAACGGCTACCGCTACCAGCCCACCCACCCGGAGACCGGCCGTCCCTGGCCGGCGATCCCCGCGGTGCTGCTGGCGCTCTGGGACGAGGTCTCCGGCTTCGGCAAGCCGCCGGAAGCCTGCCTCGTCAATTTCTACGATCCCGATGCGAAGATGGGCCTGCATCAGGACCGCGACGAGAACGAGTTCGGCGCGCCTGTCGTTTCCGTCTCGCTGGGCGATCAATGCCTGTTTCGTGTCGGCGGGGTTTCACGGAACGATCCGACGCGGTCGTTCCGGCTGTCGAGCGGCGATGTCTTCGTCTTCGGAGGCGAAAGCCGATTGGTCTTCCACGGGGTCGACCGGATCTATCCAGGCACGTCGACGCTGCTGAAGAATGCCGGGCGCATCAACCTGACGCTTCGGCGTGTGAACCCCTAAGCCGGCTACAGCTTGCGCAGCGCCACCGTCTCGATGAGGTGGTTCTTGCCCTTCTGCAGGATCAGGTCGGCGCGCGGGCGCGTCGGCAGGATGTTCTGGTGCAGGTTCTTCAGGTTGATATTGTGCCAGAGGCTTTCCGCGATGGCGAGCGCGGCCGTCTCGCTGATCGTCGCATAGCGGTGGAAGTAGGAATCCGGGTTTTTGAAGGCCGTTTCGCGCAGGCGCATGAAGCGTTCCACGTACCAGGCGTGGATCAGCTTCTCTTCAGCATCGATATAGATCGAGAAATCGAAGAAATCCGAGACCATCGGCACGATCTTGCCGTCCGCCGGCAGATTGCGCGACTGGAGCACGTTGATGCCCTCGAAGATGAGGATATCGGGCCGGTCGATCGTACGCGATGCATTCGGCAGAACGTCATAGGTCAGGTGCGAATACATCGGCGCCTTGACGTCCTTCTTGCCGGCCTTGATGGCCGAGAGGAAGCGCAGCAGCGCACCGGTATCGTAGCTCTCGGGAAAGCCCTTGCGGTCCATCATGTTTTCACGCTGGAGCACGGCGTTCGGGTAGAGGAAGCCGTCGGTCGTCACGAGATCGACCTTGGGGCTGGAGGGCCAGCGCGACAGGAGCTCCATCAGGATGCGCGCGGTGGTCGACTTGCCGACCGCAACGGAGCCGGCAATGCCGATGACGAAGGGCGTCTTGGCCTCGTCCGAGAGGGTGAGGAACTGCTTCCTCTGCTCGAAGAGCATCTGCGAAGATTCGACATGGGCCGAAAGCAGGCGCGAGAGCGAGAGATAGATGCGCCGGACTTCGTCGAGGTCGATCGGGTCGTTGAGCGAGCGCAGGCGCTGGACCTCGTCCCCCGTCAGCGTCAGCGGCGTGTCGGCCCGGAAATGTGCCCATTCGTCTGCCGTGAAGAAGCGGTAGGGCGAATAATCGCGGTTTCCGAAATCGTCCGGAATATCCGGCTGGTCCTTGTCGCGCGCTGCCTGGATCATCAACTCTTCCGGCTGGCCTTTTCCGCAAGACCGGACTGGCCTGTGCGCCGTTCCAGCTCCCCCATGACATCTTGTAACGGGACGCCGCCGATTTTCAATACGACCATGAGATGATAGAGCAAATCGGCCGTTTCGCTCGTCAAATCGGCCTTTTTGCCCTCGATGGCCGCGATAACGGTCTCGACGGCCTCTTCTCCGAGCTTTTTCGCAGCCTTCTGCTGCCCGGCCGCAACCAGCTTGGCCGTCCAGCTTTCCGAGGGATCGACCGCTGCGCGGGCCGCGACGATGGCTTCGAGATCGGCGAGGGTGAAGGTGCTCATGGGATGCTCCTCAGTCGAGCCGCATGGCGATGCCATGCTCGGCCATGTAGCGCTTGGCCTCGCCCACCGTATAGGTGCCGAAGTGGAAGATTGAGGCGGCCAGGACCGCCGTCGCATGGCCGTCGCGCACGCCCTCGACGAGGTGGTCGAGATTGCCGACGCCGCCGGACGCGATGACCGGAACGGAAACGCGGTCGGCAATCGTGCGGGTCAGCGCGATGTCGTAGCCGCCCTTCTGCCCGTCGCGGTCCATGGAGGTCAGAAGCAGTTCGCCCGCGCCGCGCTCCACCATCTTTTCCGCGAAGGCGACGGCGTCGATGCCGGTCGCGTTGCGACCACCGTGGGTGAAGATCTCCCAGCGATCTTCCTCGCCTTCGGCCGATACTTTCTTGGAATCGATGGAGACGACGATGCACTGGTTGCCGAACTTGTCGGCGGCCTCGGCGACGAAATCGGGATTGGAGACGGCGGCCGAGTTGATCGACACCTTGTCGGCCCCGGCGAGCAGCAGCTTGCGGATATCGGCGACCGCGCGCACGCCGCCGCCGACGGTCAGCGGCATGAAGCAATGGTCGGCCGTGCGCGCCACGACGTCGAAGATCGTGTCGCGGTTGTCGGAGGAGGCGGTGATGTCGAGGAAGCAGAGTTCGTCGGCACCGGCCGCATCATAGGCCTTGGCCGATTCCACGGGATCGCCGGCATCGACGAGGTTGACGAAGCTGACGCCCTTGACGACACGGCCGTCCTTGACGTCGAGGCAGGGGATGACGCGTGCCTTGAGGGTCATGCTGCACGTCCTTTCGCGCCGCGGATCACGGCCAGCGCCTCGGCCGGATCGATACGCCCGTCATAGAGCGCCCGGCCGGAGATCGCGCCTTCGAGCTTGCGGGCGTCGGAAGCGACGAGGCGGCGGATATCGTCCATGGAGGCAAGGCCGCCGGAGGCGATGACGGGAATGGAGACGGCGTCGGCCAGTTCCAGCGTCGAAGCCCAGTTGATGCCCGCCAGGATGCCGTCGCGGTCGATGTCGGTATAGATGATCGCGGCAACGCCCGCGCCTTCGAACTTCTTCGCAAGCTCGATCACGCCGAGTTCGGAGGCTTCCGCCCAGCCCTCGACGGCGACCTTGCCGCCCTTGGCATCGATGCCGACGGCGACCTTGCCGGGGAATTTCTTGCAGGCCTCGATGACGAGCGCGGGATCGCGCACGGCGACAGTGCCGAGGATGACGCGCGAGAGGCCACGCGACAGCCAGCTTTCGATATGGTCGAGTGTGCGGATGCCGCCGCCGAGCTGCACCGGGTTCTTCGTCGCCTTCAGGATGGCGTCGACAGCCGCGCCGTTGACGCTTTCCCCGGCGAAGGCGCCATTGAGGTCGACGACATGCAGCCATTCAAAACCCTGGTCCTCGAAGGCTTTCGCCTGGGCGGCCGGGTCGGGATTGTAGACGGTGGCCTGGTCCATGTCGCCGAGCTTGAGGCGAACGCACTGGCCGTCTTTCAGGTCGATGGCGGGAAAGAGGATCATATCAGGGTTTCCAGCGCAGGAAATTGGTGATGAGGGCGAGGCCGAGCGTCTGGCTCTTTTCCGGGTGGAACTGCGCGCCGGCCTTGTTGCCGTTGGCGACGAAGGCGGTCATCGGCCCGCCGTAGTCGACGGTCGCGACCACGTCCTCCGGGTTGTCGGCGGCAAGGTGGTAGGAATGCACGAAATAGGCGTGCAGCGTTTCCGGGATGCCGTCGAAGAGCGGGTGAGGGCGCTTGCGGTCGAGTGTGTTCCAGCCGATCTGCGGGATTTTCAGAGCGGGATCGTCCGGCGTCATCTTCACGACGTCGCCCTTGATCCAGCCAAGACCCTCGGTCACGGTCTTTTCCAGGCCGCGCGAGGACATGAGCTGCATGCCGACGCAGATACCGAGGAAGGGGCGGGCCTTCGTCTCGA
This DNA window, taken from Shinella zoogloeoides, encodes the following:
- a CDS encoding alpha-ketoglutarate-dependent dioxygenase AlkB family protein translates to MAASERGLAPGLRYFPDRFDRAAQEALVASIRQVVADAPLFVPRMPKTGKPMSVRMTNCGSLGWVTDKENGYRYQPTHPETGRPWPAIPAVLLALWDEVSGFGKPPEACLVNFYDPDAKMGLHQDRDENEFGAPVVSVSLGDQCLFRVGGVSRNDPTRSFRLSSGDVFVFGGESRLVFHGVDRIYPGTSTLLKNAGRINLTLRRVNP
- the coaA gene encoding type I pantothenate kinase; this translates as MIQAARDKDQPDIPDDFGNRDYSPYRFFTADEWAHFRADTPLTLTGDEVQRLRSLNDPIDLDEVRRIYLSLSRLLSAHVESSQMLFEQRKQFLTLSDEAKTPFVIGIAGSVAVGKSTTARILMELLSRWPSSPKVDLVTTDGFLYPNAVLQRENMMDRKGFPESYDTGALLRFLSAIKAGKKDVKAPMYSHLTYDVLPNASRTIDRPDILIFEGINVLQSRNLPADGKIVPMVSDFFDFSIYIDAEEKLIHAWYVERFMRLRETAFKNPDSYFHRYATISETAALAIAESLWHNINLKNLHQNILPTRPRADLILQKGKNHLIETVALRKL
- the hisF gene encoding imidazole glycerol phosphate synthase subunit HisF; this encodes MTLKARVIPCLDVKDGRVVKGVSFVNLVDAGDPVESAKAYDAAGADELCFLDITASSDNRDTIFDVVARTADHCFMPLTVGGGVRAVADIRKLLLAGADKVSINSAAVSNPDFVAEAADKFGNQCIVVSIDSKKVSAEGEEDRWEIFTHGGRNATGIDAVAFAEKMVERGAGELLLTSMDRDGQKGGYDIALTRTIADRVSVPVIASGGVGNLDHLVEGVRDGHATAVLAASIFHFGTYTVGEAKRYMAEHGIAMRLD
- the arfB gene encoding alternative ribosome rescue aminoacyl-tRNA hydrolase ArfB, translated to MASDPLYINASITIAGWELTEQFVLAGGPGGQNVNKVSTAVQLFFDLRNSPSLNERIKANAEKIAGRKVSKDGVLLIEANRFRSQERNREDARERLKELILKAAEPPPPPRRKTKPTKGSVERRLKAKAGRSDVKRMRAKPGGE
- a CDS encoding phosphoenolpyruvate carboxykinase → MQELGVRNPALGLTEMGINTSGTVRYNFAAEALYEEALGRGEAVKTAHGALRALTGQHTGRSPKDKFVVRDENTENAIWWDNNKAVSREHFDALHADMLAHAGGRDLFVQDLVGGADAEYALPTRVITELAWHSLFIRNLLIRPEEKDLAGFAPKLTIIDLPTFKADPARHGARTETMIACDLTRGIVLIAGTYYAGEMKKSVFTVLNWLLPSEKVMPMHCSANVGPAGDAAVFFGLSGTGKTTLSADPNRTLIGDDEHGWGENGIFNFEGGCYAKTIRLSAEAEPEIYATTQRFGTVLENVVLDAEGVPDFNDGSLTENTRCAYPLHFIPNASETGRAPHPKTIIMLTADAFGVMPPIAKLTPDQAMYHFLSGYTAKVAGTERGVTEPEATFSTCFGAPFMPRHPTVYGNLLKELIAEHGVDCWLVNTGWTGGAYGEGRRMPIKATRTLLAAALDGSLKDALFRRDDNFGFQVPVSVPDVDTKILDPRSTWANGAAYDKQAGKLVDMFITNFEKFEDQVDGSVRDAAPGLKVAAE
- the hisH gene encoding imidazole glycerol phosphate synthase subunit HisH produces the protein MRVAIIDYGSGNLRSATKAFERAAREAGIAAEIDLTDKADRVASADRIVLPGVGAYADCRRGLDAVPGMVDALRDAVETKARPFLGICVGMQLMSSRGLEKTVTEGLGWIKGDVVKMTPDDPALKIPQIGWNTLDRKRPHPLFDGIPETLHAYFVHSYHLAADNPEDVVATVDYGGPMTAFVANGNKAGAQFHPEKSQTLGLALITNFLRWKP
- the hisA gene encoding 1-(5-phosphoribosyl)-5-[(5-phosphoribosylamino)methylideneamino]imidazole-4-carboxamide isomerase, with amino-acid sequence MILFPAIDLKDGQCVRLKLGDMDQATVYNPDPAAQAKAFEDQGFEWLHVVDLNGAFAGESVNGAAVDAILKATKNPVQLGGGIRTLDHIESWLSRGLSRVILGTVAVRDPALVIEACKKFPGKVAVGIDAKGGKVAVEGWAEASELGVIELAKKFEGAGVAAIIYTDIDRDGILAGINWASTLELADAVSIPVIASGGLASMDDIRRLVASDARKLEGAISGRALYDGRIDPAEALAVIRGAKGRAA
- the lysM gene encoding peptidoglycan-binding protein LysM yields the protein MGLFSFIKNAGKKLGIGDDEAPEAEAVKKELDSFDLGTKNVEVSVEGDKCVLKGVVADQTAFEKAVVAVGNTLGISKVEAADLKVIAPGSDLKITQADMADLLKASAPAGEPVLYTVKKGDNLWKIAETHYGKGKGAKHTIIFDANRPMLSHPDKIYPGQVLRIPDVAEA
- a CDS encoding phosphoribosyl-ATP diphosphatase: MSTFTLADLEAIVAARAAVDPSESWTAKLVAAGQQKAAKKLGEEAVETVIAAIEGKKADLTSETADLLYHLMVVLKIGGVPLQDVMGELERRTGQSGLAEKASRKS